In the genome of Candidatus Nanopelagicales bacterium, the window GCCCTCGGATGCGAACTTCTCGTCCAACGGCGTGGTCAAGATGCCCGACGCAGATCCGCAGCTCGGACTGCAGGGTATCTTCCTGCCCACGGCATTCATCGATCCGATGAAGGGTCCGATCTCGACCTTCCCGGCCGCTAACGATCCAGCCGTGTTTCTTTCCAGTTGGGAGGGCAACCTCGGTTTGGACAACGGAGTCCCGCAGAACGTGTACCGGCTGGACATGTCATCGATGAAGCGCACCGGAATCAAAGCCATTCGCCCTGGCGAAAGTTGGCAGCTGCCCAATGGGCGTGGCACCGTCACCTTCACCGGGGTATCGGAATATGCAACCTTTGACGTCGCCCATGATCCGGGTAAGGAGCCGGCCCTCATTGCCGCGCTGTTTGCCATCGCTGGCCTCATGGCCTCGCTGTTCGTGCCGCGGCGTCGAGTCTGGGTGCGCGTGACCAAGTCCAGCGACGCCGACAATCGGGTCGAGGTGGCTGGCCTGTCCAGAACTGACGAGGCTGGGTTGCGCCCAGCCATCGATCAGGTCGGAGAGGCTGTGATGAGCATGGCGCCGCCCAAACCAGAAGACGAAGAGGGCACACTAGGCGAAGGCTCCGCGGCCACCGGCCGCGCAGATGATCGGGAGTAACCTGACAATGGCGGTAGACACCTCGCTTGCGCAGCTCAGCAATACCCTCGTTTATGCGTCCATGGCGGCGTATACGGGGTCCTTCATTGCCTTCGCGGCATCCATGGCAGCAGGCCGTGGCAGGGCCGAGGTGGCGGATCAGCCGGCACTGGCCAAGCGCGAATCCACAGCGACCAAGGGCCGCGCGGTGACGTTGGCAGCCCAACAGCGCGTGAGTGCCGCAGCTGGAACCACCACGACGGCTGACCGTCCCCCGACGGAGAACAACGACGAGGATGCCGCGGTTCCGGTAATCCCCGGCCGCAAGGCCGGAAACATCGGCACCTCGTTGATGTGGCTGGCAACGCTGATGCTCGCCGCTGGCGTCATCGCCCGCGGTGTCTCGGCGGGTCGGCCCCCGTGGGGCAACATGTACGAGTTCTCGCTGGCCTCCGCATTCGCGGTCTCGGCCGTGTACCTCGGGATTTCCACCCGACGCGATGTCCGCTGGCTCGGGGTCTTTGTCTCCGGCGCGGTGCTTCTGACGCTGGGAACCGCAGTCACCGTGCTCTACACCGAGAGCGCCCAACTCGTCCCGGCGCTGAAGTCGTACTGGCTGGCGATCCACGTCAGCGCGGCGATCATCTGCGCTGGTGCATTCACTGTCGGTGCGTTCGTGACTGTGCTGTACCTGGTGCGTGACCGGGCGGAGAAGAAGGCCGCCGCAGCACTGGCTGCCGATCGGGGCAATGGTCAAGTTCAAGGGTGGCTGTCATCGCGGGTGCCCAACGCCGAACGGCTCGACGCAATGGCGTACCGAATCAACGCGTTTGTCTTCCCGTTGTGGACCTTTGCTGTCATCGCCGGTGCCATCTGGGCCGAGAACGCTTGGGGTCGTTACTGGGGCTGGGATCCCAAGGAGACCTGGGCCTTCATCACCTGGGTGGTTTACGCCGGGTACCTGCACGCGCGGGCCACCGTTGGGTGGCGAGGTCGCAAGGCAGCCGTGATTGGCTTGGTCGGCTACGGCGCATTCCTGTTCAACTACTTCGGTGTGAACATGTTTGTCAGTGGCCTGCATTCTTACGCTGGCGTCAAGTAGAGCGAGTTCCCTCACCAGCCCGGCACCTCACCAACCAGCTGGTGCCCACCGCCGGTGGCCGATTGGCCGGAGGCTTATTTCCTGGTGCTAGCGCTCCTCCAACGAGTTCGAAGACGCCTTCGGGGGCGTGATCAACGCCAACCAGCGCTTCATCCGAGCGCACTGCCCGTGGCCAAACGGCAATGTCGAGCGCTTCAACCGAACACG includes:
- the ccsB gene encoding c-type cytochrome biogenesis protein CcsB is translated as MIGSNLTMAVDTSLAQLSNTLVYASMAAYTGSFIAFAASMAAGRGRAEVADQPALAKRESTATKGRAVTLAAQQRVSAAAGTTTTADRPPTENNDEDAAVPVIPGRKAGNIGTSLMWLATLMLAAGVIARGVSAGRPPWGNMYEFSLASAFAVSAVYLGISTRRDVRWLGVFVSGAVLLTLGTAVTVLYTESAQLVPALKSYWLAIHVSAAIICAGAFTVGAFVTVLYLVRDRAEKKAAAALAADRGNGQVQGWLSSRVPNAERLDAMAYRINAFVFPLWTFAVIAGAIWAENAWGRYWGWDPKETWAFITWVVYAGYLHARATVGWRGRKAAVIGLVGYGAFLFNYFGVNMFVSGLHSYAGVK